The DNA window cagcagcaggtgcaCAGTAAAGTCTGCAAAGGACCACTTACCAATGCTTCAACAAATCTACCACACCCTGCTGTCTCTGGGCAAGCAGCACTGTAAACGTCCCCTTTTCACACTTCCATGCTAACAGTGCTGCTCCAGACTTCTGAAGTCTGAAAGGATTCAGGGTTCCATCCAAAAGGAGTATTGTGCATCATACCACGGCTCCTGGCCAAGCTTCAGGATTTCTGTTTCACACACAAATCAGAGGGAAGAACACGAAATGTAACAGTGCAGGTAAGTTCCTGAGCTACTGGCCTTCATTTATCTGCTCTCTTATAAACATCGAAAGGATCACGGGATCCCTTCCAGCTCTCACCGTCCAGTCATATCTTCGTTTTTACCTCCAGAAAGCTGAGATCCCAGGAGCCTCCAGAGACTGATAAAGCAACGCAGCCATGAAAGAGGGAGGTATGCTTAGTCTTCAGAGATTTAAATTGTCTTAAATTCTGTGTCACGTAGACAAGTAAGCAAATAAGTAATTCTCACAGAACTGAAACCACACAGAACTGCCAAATGTTTTAAATCCATAacttaaagcattttaataaaaacaaagcaaaatacattttgtaacCCGTCCACTGGCACAATGTataaaaacttttaaataacTTTAATATTAGTCACAAAATACAGCACTTTGTATAAAAATAGCTGTATGCACACTGCTAAAAGATAATGTAAAACCTCTCTGAATAGGCCATGCAAAGACATTCAGCTTTGACCTTTAAATTTCCATGCGTTTTTTGGATCTGCTATTATACTTTATTCCTTCTCATTCTGCTTGGGAGGGTTTTGTGCCAGCACTTGGGGGccacctccccctcctctccaccctGCACACAATGCCTTGGCAAAAGGTTTTGGAAATGGCTGGCAAGTTTAAGGTGCATCACGTCGGGCATCTTAGTGGCCCAATTTTCACAGCTTACACTTCAGAAAGTGCTCAATATCCATGTCCTTCTGCATGGACACCTCACCTTGGTCACTTAAAACCTTCGGTTTTTCAGCCAGTACCTTTCTGAATTACTCCTGACCCCTGGAGCACTACAGTACTAAAACTGGAAGCAAAAATCTAGACGCTCAGACTCAGTTCCACTGCAGGAGGCAAAAtgccacagctgcagcactgTTTCTGCACAGATGCGTCTCTGCGTTTGATAATCCTGAATTACTCACACACCAGATTCACTGAAGCCTGTCCATTCACATTAACAACTCAAGGTAATACACATAAAAGGACTAGGAGAAATTAGTTTACAGAAAGGAAGGTATAACTGACAATAGCATTAATACAGGAAAGAAAGATACTAAATATAAACTGTTACATAAACAGTCTGTTACACTGTGGTTATCAGACACAAGAATGTAACTGACAGAGAAGGGGACACGTGGAACAGAAAATGAGATGATATGGAGTATATTTTAGTTAAGAATTAAAAGATGTCAGATAAAGAAAGAACACCCACCCAGCTTTCATCCCACATCCTGACACACAAACTATCAACAGGATAAAAAAGCAACcctgttttcttcatttctacAAGCCTGGGCAATCCTTGCACCTTTACACTACCATCCTCATACGACTTAAGACCAATAAAGGTAATGGAGGCAGAGATCCAACCCAGTCATCACCTTCATTTCCTGAGCCTACATAAAGACAGAAGGGCACTGTTGGTTGAAAACAGTCCCTGCTGCTAACACTAGCAGCAGCACCTTGCAAGATGTGCCACCAAAGACAGCAGCCATAGGCAGGGAGAGATGTGATGCTCTGCTGGGCAAAGCAAGAAAGTGCTTCCTTTTGATGTTTTCAAGCTTGCATTTTAAAGCATGCTcttctaagaagaaaataaggaaagctTAGTGATTTATCATCTCAAATACAGCAGCAAACCCACCTTCTCCTGTTTAAAAAGATCAGTTACATTATCTTAATGCACCAAATCtgacagttaaaaaaaacattcccaTAATAAGCTGTCCCCTTAACGTTACAAGTCACATCACTAGAGCAAGCTTCTTATCGAAGCGTCAGAAGCAGAGAAGCTTTTATCAGCActgaaaatccaaataaaaacaCAGGCCGATCTTGACAATCCACAGcagaaaaatagtttaaaaggCTTTATGGGGAACTGGCTGGAAGTCACTGGTTTTGGTGGCATGCGCCATTGCTCTGCGCTTGGCAAGGCGGGACTTGGATGGAGGAGAAAGCTTCATGGagcacacagcatgggcaacGCTCTCCTGCTCTGCGCTGAGTTCGTTCTCGTGCTGAGACAACTGGCGGTTAAGGGCTATAGCCTCAGCGGCAAAAAGTGTCAGGTCTTTTGTGCTACTGTTCctttgaagggaaaaagaaaaagcagttacaACACAAACAGTCACATCTGCTCAACACTCCTACTCTGCTTAACCTCAGAGCAGAGTATCTATTTTCAGGCAGTTTTATTTCTCCTATTACAACACTGACATAGAGGCAAAACGACGGTTAATATTTACATCTCTTATGATTTTGAGGACCAGCAAGAGATAACAAAGACAGTCTGGGATTTTGGAAACAGCCACAGTTCTTGTCCTCGTTCTGCCAAGGACTTCCAACGGAAACCCAGGAAGCCACCAGAGGTGCCAAGCTTAATTTCTACATGTTAAAAAAGGATAGGCATATGAGGCAATACTGCTGGCTGTTTCCAGAAACTGCAATCCCACTATAATTGTATATCTGGCtcaaggaaattaatttctgatggGAAGAACTACCTGGAATCACCGGTGGTAGACATAGGAATAGAAATGGAGATGTGAGATTGTCTCTCTAGTATATAGAATCTGCCATCAAACCACTTGAAACAAGGCTGGCCCTGCTCACAGTTAAATTGATACTGTGATTACCACCAACTACAATGTCGGATCTGCATCTGTGTACATGATGATTATTCACCCATCAGAACATCGTCTCTTTGGATAATGCATAAAAGACCTTTAtgccttttttctcctcctgggcagcaaaCTGCTAAAACCATAGTTATTTCCTGCCTAACATTAGCACTGCACTGCAGGAATCCTCTCCAATGCCTTTCCCACAAACGAGCAAGATTAgttcataaagaaaaatcacagctttAATATTTCTCACGCTCTTAATAAAATTAGTGCTGCACATTCATGAAGTTCCACTCTCAATCAGGGATCTTACACGCTCTGATTTGTCATCTCCTACCTCTCCCCATTCTTTCAGCAATGATTCTTCGCCAAGtttacagatattaaaaaaaaatacctttgaaGAACTTGAGGTGTAGGTAATCCCCTTTCAGGAGCCTGCTAGAAGAAGCAGTTAAGAAAAGTTAGTTACGTTTTAGTAGCTGGGAACCAAGCTTACCCAAGAAAGGCAACTCACCTGCATCTTTACAAATAATGGATACTGCATATAAACCAATTTACTGTGCGTTTAAattcatatttcatttcagtCTACCCTCACAAGAAGATGCCAGTTTGCAGGTATAAGACTAAAGCTGTGGAAACTCTCCTGaaggcaaaacatttctttcctgaactAGCAATACTGAAGCAAGAGAAAACATTCAGTTAAAATCTTATCTGCCAGCATTCTGCATTACTGTATTAAAGAGTAACACAATAATTAGTGTACTGCAGTGCTTGGTATTCACAAGAAGgccatttaaaaatgcataaaataataattaaaaaaaagacaacaaacacTTAAAGCTTGACAGATTCATCCAAATATTTACCACACAGAGCTCCAGAAAGAATATAGCCATTGTATCCTATTTAATTATACTAAGATaaaagcactaaaccatgcaatGACTATTAAAAGCCAAGAGACAAGAAACAGCTTGTTTGTCACTTTGGAAGAACCATAACCCTTAAAAACATATAAAGGGGGATACATACTCCTTGAACCCATGAATGTTGCAAAACTTGAGAAGCACTAAGTCGTTCTTTGGCGTCACGAACCAGCAActttgagatgagatctttggCCTCAGATGATATATGCGACCAGTCCTTCTCAGGAAATTCATACTTGCCTTCCTGAATGCTCTCAAAAAGCTTGTTCtaggaaaggaaaatttctttaaattaaacagCATCTAGAGTGCAACCAGAAGACTTCCCAGACAAGATTCCTCTCACTTAATTTTATCCACCTGATGCAGTGCATGACAACTGAAACCACCCAGTCTCCTTATGGAGTCAACAGAGAGTGACAGGGAACTCcacagcagggttggaactgggtgatcttgaaggtcccttccaacccaaatcattctatggttctattgTAACTGGCTGCACTACAGACACACCTCTTCACTGCTGGCATTATGGCAAGTCATACACCTTAATATCACAGTGCCAACCACACTCTCCCACACATGCCCAGGACACGCACATTCACCTGGCAAACTCTGCAGACTTCTCCTCTATCCCAACCACAGTCCGTGCCACAGTTGCCCACAAAAGGAGGGTAACCACTGAGCATGATGTACAGAATCACTCCCAGGCTCCAAAGATCACACCGCTTATCATAGAACGTGGCCTCCTCCGTGAAGACTTCAACCACTTCAGGTGCCATGTACTCTGCAGACCCACACTAGGAAACCGGATTCAAGCAAGTTTTCAAAAGGAGggtcaaaacaaaacaaaactcaggtttatcattttcctcttttaataGCAGGCAGCTTggtttaaaagcagaatttggcaTCAGGGACTACTAAAGTTTATTGCTGGCTTTCGCTCTAGGTCTTATTCTGTCAAGCCAAATCACAACTGCTGCATCGCTCAAATGTTAAATGGAATTTCCAAAAGCTTGAAACGTTTTGTGAGcatattgcaaaagaaaaaataacatgttTCAAGTGTATGGACTAGAGAGATGTAACAGAAGGCAAAAGGGTTCCTACTCTTCTCCTGCAGAACCATCAGCTATTCCAAATGACTCTATCATCCTTTAATAGggtcaaaatattaattttcatatttcaggATTTTAAATCTTATCCATTAGTTATCAGGATTTTCAGAAAGTGAATAAGTATCACAGGAGGCAGTATTTGTAGCAAACTTCTGCAGAACTGTCAGATTTTAATTTCACAGCAATGCCAAAAGCACAACACCGTAGCTTTCCAAAATAAAGTGTATAATAAAGCTACACACTGATTACAGAGTTTGTATTGCACTCAACCCAAATAAGGCGAAATGAACACAAAACTAAGGTTCAAACTCAGTCAataagcacaggaaaaaaaactccagtAAAAGCTTCCTCAGTTCATGGGTAAGAGACAAAGAGGACCAATGTGTTACTTTCCAGCCAACACGAGAATTAATACAACGAACTCCTGTgcttttgtatatttttacGACAGGGAATCTAAGACAGTATTACCATACCACACATACACCTGCTTTAAATGAACTATTCACTGAGTGGAGTTGCAGTAAGCCCTCTGGAAGCTTTCTCTGGAGATAAGGAAAATTGTTTTATCGTAGAAGGGAAAAAGCACGAAGCCACAGTAGTCTCTTACCGGTGTTGTTAATTCAGGAGTAGTTATTGGAGTACACGCACTGTTGAGCTTCACCCCACTACCAAGATCAAAGTCACATATTTTTACTGGTGATACCTAAAACCAAGGACAAAACAGTAAGAGGTCCACAAGACCAGGACTACCGCAATACATATGAATACAGCATGATACAGAAAACCCCACAACAAAAAACAAGTTGTTTTAGCAGAAGGGCTAGAGAAACCCAGTCTTTTACAGGTATATTCCACCCCTTGCATTTGCCTCCTCTGTCTCTGTCGCACCCATGTCCCCAGCATCTGACTCTATTCCATCAATTTTTCATTTGGCTAGGCAAGTGCTAGCACACATTGGGGCGGTCTGGAAACTATAAGTGACGTGCTCAGCCTGCCTGTAAATGTTACCTGTCCATCTGGGTACTGTCAGAGAACAGACGAGATGCTCAGTTTTAACTGCCATGCTCTCTCTAAGAACAGTTGGCTTTTTATCTCCTAGATGCTTGCACTTTAACAGCTCACAGAAGAATTTAATCTGTCTTTAGGGCTTCAATTCTGGTAAATTTAGTTGAATATCACTAATTGGTTCAGAAGTCTTCaagaagagaaagacagaagatgAGGGCTGTCTTTagaaacaaagttaaaaaatacaCTTCAGAAGGTTAAGAGGCCAGAGCAGCACCTTTTCTGGAGATTCGCACAGGATGTTTTCAGGCTTCAGGTCCCTGTGAGCAATACCTAAACAAGAGTACAAATGTTCATTAGAGAAGGTACTCTCCTGTTTTAGCTCTCATTACTCCTCTCTATTAGAAGGTGGCCTGGGAAGTATTCTAGACCTGGGTTTGTTACACAGCCCCCCCTTAACAATACTGCAAATAATTAAATTTCAAAGTGTGTTTGTTACAAGTCACTGTTGCATCCTGCTATGCCTTTATCATCCTTAAATGTACATGAGATTCAGTCAAGCAAATAAGAACCTGCTAACACTGGAACTTTCTGGCTTAGCCCAAATTAATTATGTTAATTAAAACCAGCTCATTGGCATGGCTGACCTGTAGTAAAGTTTACTGACAATTTAGTCAAAAGATTTTTGTGGTTTCTACAGTAAGGTCCTTCCACAGCAATCAACTGCTGATTTGCTGAACTCCTACCAGCACAGACAATACTTGAGACATTTTCCCCAGATAAAACCCTTGAGTTCTTAGGTAAAAATATCATCCCTTTAATGGTGAGGTATGTGCTCATtcctgaagtaaaataaaaatgaaagggtTTGGTTGGAGATGCAGACAAAAAGACTAAAGGAGAACAACCAAAGGGCTTCTATATTCATTCAACTGCTATCAGAATAGAAAAACCCAACAGGGAAACTCAAAGTTATCTGCCTGTTGTATTCACAGGCAAAGGTGGTTCTATGTTGTCAAAGCAGTTCTTCAAATGCCTAAACGCAATTTCTGGAAGTTCTCCATTTAATAAGATCAAACTTAATGTGGAGGCAGAAAATGAGAACTAAATATTAAATCAAATGAGCAGCTTGGCTGTAATTTAACTGCATTCTagctttgcttaaaaaaaatgacactCCAAGCACACTTGATACTACTTCAgagtatgagaaaaaaaaaatcccaccaaatTCCACATAAGTGactttctaatatttttaattcagcaCACTCCATGAGACACGACTTGAAACGTAACATTAATAGCATAGCACTGATCTAAAGAAATCAGAGCTTTCATAAGGATGCAGCTCACATTGCTTATGCCAGGAAGATGGGAAGCACTACAAAGATGGCCCGTGCTGACATTCACAGCAAGGCTGACAAAAACTCCAACAGTTGGCTTGGCTTGCACTGTGAAACCCAACAGCACTTTTTTGTATTATAGTTTGAATTCCAATGTCTGattatgtaatattttattttgcagttgcACACAGcgctgagaaaagaaaacaactgccTCTAAACACTCCTCCAGTGGATTATTAGCAATGAAGCACACATATCGCAAGTGGGTGTAAGGCAGTATTATCATCCAGCTGAGTTTTAAACTACTCCTGCCAAAAAAATTAGTTGTCTTCattcaaatttttttaaagcatctaGCTATAGCACTTTGCTGTTAAGCTGTGcaataaaacagctttaatttcCTGTTTACTTTAGTGTTCTGTATGCTACTTACTAATTACTTTAATGTCACACAGAAGAATCATAAAGACAACAATAAAATAATAGGGGATGGTGCTGTAGCTGATTCTGCAAGCTGTGTTCCCACTGTACCAATTCATAGCAAATGACAAGAAAGGAAGCGGATTGCTACTCTAAAGCCATTTTAATGAATCATTCCCATCTTGTTTGGGGAAAAGGGAATTAAAACTAAAGGCTGAGAGAGAACTACAGAAAGATATTAGCTGAGGCGATGTTAAAACTTCCTTGAACAGTATTCCTAGACTTTCAGCTGTTAACCAACCTACTACAGCCCTAACACATCAAATAAGTATTTCTCCACACGTTCAGCCTGTGTTTAGGCTGCTATAATATGCTCCTTATTTACCCTATAGCTCAAAGCCAAAATATTCTAAAGGCAGGTATTCAAATAGTACATTTTCTGCAGGTTTAAAGTTGAGTTATCACAGATACAGGCTACAAAGATTACCAAACTTAACCTAAACTAAGCTTGTTTCCACATTTAAATTAACTTCTAATAACAATTACAACAATATTCCTCACATTTACTACTTTCTTCATTTCTacgcttctttttttaatgggtTTTAATCGGTACAACCTAGTGACATACCCGGAAGGAATGCTGTGTTTCCAACTCAAGTGCATAAGCAGTCCTGTGACTTGGAAGTAAAGCCTACAATTAAACCGTTATTGAACTGGGCCCAGTGCTAAGCAACTTAGACAGCAAACAAAGACCTGCTAAGCATCTGTAAAACCCGTCTAATCATAATAGCAAACTGAATGGAGATAAAAGTTTATCAgaataaatgacaaataaataCAGCCTCTAATTACATGCCATTCTATTTAGAGCTAGTTACCATAATCCAATGAAAGCAAACATTCACTGAAATTGCTTCATCTATGCAAGACTGATAGTTCTAAAATCTTTCACGTCACATTCAATACAAACAGATACTCTCGGATGACCTAGTGCACACagatattttgaaatgaaagtaCTCTAAAGttgaaaaagcagcaggaaagcattttaatgtaaaagaaCTCTCTacaaagaaaactgcttttaaatctGAGCAAATCACTAGTGAAACGAGGACACCTTCAAACAAGGACTATCGTTCACTTGTAAGTGTCTCAACTCAACAGTGAGAGCCTAAATGTGGAGAGCAAAACCCGCTATGAACAAAGAGGTTTGTAACCAGCAGAGTTCTGGATAAACACTGAAAAGCATCTCTGTGGaccaaaaaaaggagaaaattaaaaagaataccAGCTCCCTTTTGAGTAACATTTACATGGTGGCTTAGGTAACAAGAACAAGCAAACAGATTCAACTCTAATGTTAATTTTCCCTGGATGCCGATTTAACTTTTCCTCTTCAATAGGCTATATTATCTTAACACAGATGATTACATTAACTACCATGTTATGAAAATAGTAttacaaaggaaaactgaacaAGTCACCTGGCATTACTACATATAGAAATGCTAGCAAAGTCTGACTTCTTACACATAAAATAGGCTCCCTACCATAAGTGTACAATATCAACCAGCAAAGATAGAAACAGCCTTCTCTTACCTTTTGTATGAAGAAAATCCAGAGCAGAGGCAATATCTCTTACCACTTTGCTAGCTTCTCGTTCATTGAAGTGCTTCCGCTTTTGAATATGGGCCAGGATTGAACCTGTTGGGAtaaaagtgaaacagaaaaaccTTAGTCTGAGTGCTGCGTGAGCTGAGAAAAGGCTCTGTCAATACGAGGATAACAATGCAATAGCCACTACTGGTCTTCCATAAAGGGAGAACTGATCTCAGTGTGAACAGGGCCAGAAGTAATTTAGAAAAGTTACTTTGCAACTAACACTCTGTGCTAGTATGTTTACATGGCAGAAAATCAAGCGTCACAATCCCATGTTTTTACATTAGAATAGCCTCAGAAAATAATGATGAACTAATACCAAGTATAATGAGTCCATAACCTCATTTCTCACATTTTATAACAGCCTTCCACAGCAGGCAACTTCTGAGGGCCGAACAGGGGAATGACTAAGAAGGAAAAGGTACAACTGAACAGCTTCAGTACTTAAGCACGCTAGAACATAATTTGTGGGCACTGCAGCCCTTTAGTTAAAGCACAGCATGAGAAGCAATCCCTTTTTATTGCCCCAGCACgactggtctttttttttcccaaacaccACGAACTTGCTAATAGTACTAGTAAAGCCTAAAGACCAGCTAAGGATGTGTGTAGCACTTCAGCAAAACCTACCCTCCCCTAGATCATGGGTGGCCGTGGTCAGACAAACTCTCCTCAttctgtgtaatgtgacaactgAAACCTTGCACTTATAAAGTCAAGTATATGTGGTTTTTTGTCTCTCAACACTATGAAAATAAAGAGGTATTCTGCCTTTAAATACACATTAAAATTCCCACTGACATCAAGGGAGTTCAAAGGGTTTTCCTGGTATTGTTGTTCTTTACACCTTTAGAAAGTAATAACAGTTCTTGAATTTTGTTTCCATCCCTGTGGAAAAGATGTTGCAGGAAACAATACTGAGCCACCTGAAGTGCTCTTTTCAttctgcagttttatttcaggTTATCCTTCTGAACAGAGCTGGTGTTCCAAACTCTCTCAGCTAAGAGTTATATCAATACCAATGAAAATACAGTCTACAGACTACACAGTCAGTCCTCATAAAGGAATCCCACAAACAGAACAATAGGGCACTCCTGCCACAGTTGTTTCCACCTCTGCAGTTATTCATCAGAGAGAAAGCATCACATCTAAAAATTCCCAAGCATTTCTAACAagttcttcattttctgctttacaACACTGAGACAAACAGGACTGGGACAATTCAATGAACACAGGCACAGTTATTGCACTGTACCTCCTTGCAGCTTCTCAAAGACAAGGTAGTATCTTGTGTCATCTTCAAAAAACTCTATTAACTCCAAAAtgttccttgaaaaaaaaaaaagaggagaaattggAGAAACAGGTACAAAGTATAGGCAGAACAATGACGAGTTTCAGCATGGATAATTAGGAAGTGCCAGAAGTAACCAAAAATAACAGTGCTAATTAAACAAGTTGCTTTGGCTGCCTATGGCATTAAAACCAAATTTCAGTCAAGAGTTGGAACTGTAAGTAGAGGAAATGCTTCAAATATCAAAATGAGAAAGGATTGTGAGAGTTCTACCATTCAACTGACAGGAAGATAACTGGTAATAGGTTGTATTTAATAATTCAGAACATTGCATTTGTGCTGAaggcaagaacaaaaaaataattaaattggCATTCTTTCTCTCTGGAAATCACAAGGCAGAACACACAGAGGAGACAGGCATCTGTCAACATGACATTAAATCCAGCGCATCTATTATCACTTTTAGACTAACTCCTGTTTCGCTACTGTACAGTCTTTGCAGTGCAACACAAACGCCCCATGACGCCTTGAGAATGTCAAATGTGTAAGTCATTTTTCTACACTTACAAGTACACACAAAATCCAAATTCTGCACATGGTCATGACAGCTTCAGTTTTTCATCAGTCATGTACTGGATGACCATCTGCCCTTAACCACACAGAACAGAGATATAATCTGCTTCTCTATAGCACAACTTCTCTATAGCCCACCAGTTTGGTaaaaaagtttgtttttaaattatctttaagTATTGTActaaaaattgtaaaaaaagaTATGATCGGTATGATCTCCACAATTGTAGTATAGATAACAGCTGTTGCTTAGATTCTAGATTAACAGAGACATCTAAAGGAGTAGTTTGGCTTAAACTCATCACAGAGCACACTGCCACTGGCTGTGTAGGCTCTTCCTCCGTTTCAGACAGGAGTAGCAGCTTTAAAATTACTTCCTCCTGTGGCTACGTGAAGTCAGCAGACAtccaaatgaaaactaaattaGTTTTTGGCTGCTCTAAGAGCTCCAGTGCAATGCAGGAGGCTGACACAAAAAGAAGGACAAACTACACATTAAGGAAGGGAACAACAAGACTCTTCCTCTCAACAGTAGCTGCCATCAGGTGAGCTTTTGCTGATGgtgaaaacattttaacattCACCCCTGTGAAACTCCTCATTTGGACAGAAGTCATGCATCACTGAAGCACATTCAGGCTACACTGATCTGGTTGCTAATCAAGTAATGACttattatttgtaaatatttctcCAAGTTTTACAGGTAAGAGAAGGATAAATTCTCATTTAGAATGGGTCAAGTCTAAATTTCAACTGGTCTTAAGGAGACTACTGCAAAGCTCCTAACCTAGTCAAACAAGAGGCAtgaaaatttgaaaacaatattcaagatactttaaattaaaaaataaacataagacTTAATACTTACTTGTTACCCTGACACTGGTATAGAGTTTCTATTTCACGGAAAACCCGACTCCGACTATGCCCAGCACTTTTTTCAATGATCTGTAAAAAGAGTTAGAGCTTACATTTGAAAAATTACTGCAGAAACTGTGCACGTGGCTCTGATCTAAAGCTTGAATCTCAGGCATGCCTTCCAGAGAGAAATACTCcaccttttgtttgtttaatttctcaTCTGTCATTTATTTACAGTATCAGCAGAGTCGTGGGAGGCATTCAAAAGACAAGAGTAGTAATgacaggaagagaagaaaggaactAAGTCCAAGTCACTGACCAGTTACCACAAGCTTTTTCTTGCATCATTTTAACTCTGCAACGTGCAGAAAAGG is part of the Phaenicophaeus curvirostris isolate KB17595 chromosome 8, BPBGC_Pcur_1.0, whole genome shotgun sequence genome and encodes:
- the MKNK1 gene encoding MAP kinase-interacting serine/threonine-protein kinase 1 isoform X3; this encodes MVSSQPLPIADSGKRKKKKRTRATDQVPGKFEDLYKLTAELLGEGAYAKVQGAVSLQTGKEYAVKIIEKSAGHSRSRVFREIETLYQCQGNKNILELIEFFEDDTRYYLVFEKLQGGSILAHIQKRKHFNEREASKVVRDIASALDFLHTKGIAHRDLKPENILCESPEKVSPVKICDFDLGSGVKLNSACTPITTPELTTPCGSAEYMAPEVVEVFTEEATFYDKRCDLWSLGVILYIMLSGYPPFVGNCGTDCGWDRGEVCRVCQNKLFESIQEGKYEFPEKDWSHISSEAKDLISKLLVRDAKERLSASQVLQHSWVQGAPERGLPTPQVLQRNSSTKDLTLFAAEAIALNRQLSQHENELSAEQESVAHAVCSMKLSPPSKSRLAKRRAMAHATKTSDFQPVPHKAF
- the MKNK1 gene encoding MAP kinase-interacting serine/threonine-protein kinase 1 isoform X2, which gives rise to MVSSQPLPIADSGKRKKKKRTRATDQVPGKFEDLYKLTAELLGEGAYAKVQGAVSLQTGKEYAVKIIEKSAGHSRSRVFREIETLYQCQGNKNILELIEFFEDDTRYYLVFEKLQGGSILAHIQKRKHFNEREASKVVRDIASALDFLHTKGIAHRDLKPENILCESPEKVSPVKICDFDLGSGVKLNSACTPITTPELTTPCGSAEYMAPEVVEVFTEEATFYDKRCDLWSLGVILYIMLSGYPPFVGNCGTDCGWDRGEVCRVCQNKLFESIQEGKYEFPEKDWSHISSEAKDLISKLLVRDAKERLSASQVLQHSWVQGQAPERGLPTPQVLQRNSSTKDLTLFAAEAIALNRQLSQHENELSAEQESVAHAVCSMKLSPPSKSRLAKRRAMAHATKTSDFQPVPHKAF
- the MKNK1 gene encoding MAP kinase-interacting serine/threonine-protein kinase 1 isoform X1 yields the protein MFCPTEMVSSQPLPIADSGKRKKKKRTRATDQVPGKFEDLYKLTAELLGEGAYAKVQGAVSLQTGKEYAVKIIEKSAGHSRSRVFREIETLYQCQGNKNILELIEFFEDDTRYYLVFEKLQGGSILAHIQKRKHFNEREASKVVRDIASALDFLHTKGIAHRDLKPENILCESPEKVSPVKICDFDLGSGVKLNSACTPITTPELTTPCGSAEYMAPEVVEVFTEEATFYDKRCDLWSLGVILYIMLSGYPPFVGNCGTDCGWDRGEVCRVCQNKLFESIQEGKYEFPEKDWSHISSEAKDLISKLLVRDAKERLSASQVLQHSWVQGQAPERGLPTPQVLQRNSSTKDLTLFAAEAIALNRQLSQHENELSAEQESVAHAVCSMKLSPPSKSRLAKRRAMAHATKTSDFQPVPHKAF